One window from the genome of Pyxidicoccus xibeiensis encodes:
- a CDS encoding S26 family signal peptidase, with translation MDSAELPYRIKRVAAVPGDPVPDWAMEALSADAQTRVPPGKVVVSGDNSLSQDSRQLGYIDSQAIIAVVRRSQRRAAGER, from the coding sequence ATGGACTCCGCGGAGCTGCCCTACCGGATCAAGCGGGTTGCCGCCGTCCCAGGGGATCCGGTGCCGGACTGGGCCATGGAGGCGCTGTCCGCGGACGCACAGACCCGTGTGCCGCCCGGCAAAGTGGTGGTGTCCGGAGACAACTCACTCAGCCAGGACTCGCGGCAGCTGGGCTACATCGACTCGCAGGCCATCATCGCCGTCGTGCGGCGCTCACAACGGCGCGCTGCGGGCGAGCGGTAA
- a CDS encoding SDR family oxidoreductase, translated as MKTVLVTGCSSGYGLETARHFHAQGWNVVATMRTPRENILPRSSRLHVVALDVTRPESIAAALEASGPIDVLVNNAGIGLLGAFEVTPMTTVRDVFETNTFGVMAMTQAVLPQFRTRRSGVIVNVTSSATLAPMPLVAVYTASKMAIEGFTASLAFELEAFNVRVKLVEPGYGPSTSFTRNGSARMEGLIPEAYAPVAERIFASLGQPAAVTSVSDVAEGVWRAANDSAGTLRFPAGPDAVALARAT; from the coding sequence ATGAAGACCGTACTCGTCACGGGTTGCTCATCTGGCTACGGCCTCGAGACCGCGCGCCACTTCCATGCGCAAGGCTGGAACGTGGTCGCCACCATGCGAACGCCGCGCGAGAACATCCTGCCTCGGTCGAGCCGACTGCACGTGGTGGCCCTCGACGTGACGAGGCCCGAGAGCATCGCGGCTGCGCTCGAAGCGAGTGGGCCCATCGACGTGCTCGTCAACAATGCGGGCATCGGGCTCCTGGGCGCCTTCGAGGTCACGCCGATGACCACGGTGCGCGACGTCTTCGAGACCAACACCTTCGGCGTGATGGCGATGACGCAGGCCGTGCTGCCGCAGTTCCGCACGCGCAGGTCGGGGGTCATCGTGAACGTGACCTCGAGTGCGACGCTGGCCCCCATGCCGCTGGTGGCTGTCTACACTGCGAGCAAGATGGCCATCGAAGGGTTCACCGCGTCGCTCGCGTTCGAACTGGAGGCCTTCAATGTGCGGGTGAAGTTGGTGGAGCCAGGCTACGGCCCGAGTACGAGCTTCACGCGCAACGGGAGCGCCCGCATGGAGGGGCTGATCCCCGAGGCGTACGCGCCCGTCGCAGAGCGCATCTTCGCTTCTCTGGGGCAGCCGGCTGCGGTGACGAGCGTGTCCGACGTGGCCGAGGGGGTGTGGCGTGCCGCGAACGACTCGGCTGGGACGCTCCGCTTCCCAGCCGGCCCCGACGCAGTGGCGCTCGCTCGGGCGACCTGA
- a CDS encoding AraC family transcriptional regulator: MEGPHLICESPGMIDPLSEVIALLQPRTVFSKRISGAGHWGVRYSDFGQPSFCAVLEGRCRLAVEGQRVLTLEAGDFVLLPATPGFTMSGFEPVKPERIDPKVTTAPRDEVRHGTRGGRPDVRLLGGYFVFDSPDAALLVSLLPALVHVRGVERLSVLVRLVGDESNEQRAGRELVLTRLVEILLIEALRSTSADDAPPGLLRGLADARLAPAIRHMHAQLARPWTVAQLAKAAALSRSAFFERFTRTMGLPPMEYLLAWRMAVARDLLRRHDLGVAEVAERVGYGSASTFSTAFSRHVGQPPGRYARAG, encoded by the coding sequence ATGGAGGGTCCGCATTTAATTTGCGAGAGTCCAGGCATGATCGACCCTCTCTCGGAAGTCATTGCGCTGCTCCAGCCGCGCACCGTGTTCTCGAAGCGCATCAGCGGCGCGGGTCACTGGGGGGTTCGCTACTCCGACTTCGGCCAGCCCAGTTTCTGCGCCGTGCTCGAGGGCCGTTGCCGTCTCGCGGTGGAAGGCCAGCGTGTCCTCACGCTGGAGGCAGGCGACTTCGTCCTCCTACCGGCGACGCCTGGCTTCACCATGTCGGGCTTCGAGCCGGTGAAGCCAGAGCGCATCGACCCCAAGGTCACCACCGCGCCGAGGGATGAAGTCCGCCACGGCACGCGCGGTGGACGCCCTGACGTGCGGCTGCTCGGTGGCTACTTCGTCTTCGACTCGCCCGACGCGGCGCTCCTCGTGTCGCTGCTGCCGGCGCTGGTGCACGTACGCGGGGTCGAGCGGCTCTCGGTGCTGGTGCGGCTCGTCGGCGACGAATCGAACGAACAGAGGGCGGGTCGCGAGCTCGTGCTCACGCGGCTCGTGGAGATCCTGCTCATTGAAGCGTTGCGGTCGACGTCGGCCGACGACGCGCCTCCAGGGCTCCTGCGCGGGTTGGCCGATGCACGGCTCGCACCGGCGATACGGCACATGCACGCGCAGCTCGCGCGTCCGTGGACGGTGGCGCAGCTTGCGAAAGCGGCGGCGCTCTCGCGCTCGGCGTTCTTCGAGCGCTTCACCCGCACCATGGGCCTTCCGCCGATGGAGTACCTGCTCGCCTGGCGCATGGCCGTCGCGAGGGATCTGCTTCGCCGCCACGACCTCGGAGTCGCGGAGGTCGCCGAGCGCGTCGGCTACGGCTCGGCGAGCACCTTCAGCACTGCGTTCAGCCGACACGTGGGCCAGCCTCCGGGCCGCTATGCGCGTGCGGGCTAG
- a CDS encoding glycosyltransferase — translation MSQPGVTLVIPTYNGARRIEDPLRALLAQDARPESFDVVVVDNNSKDGTAQVVEASPSAAGLRQRGVDVRVVHEARQGLLFARLRCIHEARRDIVCFLDDDNVPEANFVTDGLALFEDSKVGVVVSRLYPRYEVPPPPSIGRREHLLAINHRMGDAVVDFGARPTLAPTIGAGLWLRRAAFLESVPWQTPEQLMPGRLGTRLLSGEDIEFGYLLGKAGHERRYGPTLKVWHIIPRSRFETRYFLRLIVGVVRSEQTLEARYLGRRFQGVARLKAWARLVGAGMATPALALRGDPVREVLFVLASRWAQVQGPYTHLR, via the coding sequence ATGAGCCAGCCCGGTGTGACACTGGTCATCCCCACGTACAACGGGGCCCGCCGCATCGAGGACCCGCTGCGGGCGTTGCTCGCGCAGGACGCCCGGCCCGAGTCCTTCGATGTCGTCGTCGTCGACAACAACTCGAAGGACGGCACGGCCCAGGTGGTGGAGGCGAGCCCCTCGGCGGCGGGCCTGCGCCAGCGCGGGGTGGACGTGCGGGTGGTGCATGAGGCCCGGCAGGGGCTGCTCTTCGCGCGCCTCCGGTGCATCCACGAGGCCCGCCGGGACATCGTGTGCTTCCTGGACGACGACAACGTCCCCGAGGCGAACTTCGTCACCGACGGGCTCGCGCTCTTCGAGGACTCGAAGGTCGGCGTCGTCGTGTCGCGGCTCTACCCCCGCTACGAGGTGCCGCCCCCGCCCAGCATCGGCCGCCGCGAGCACCTGCTGGCCATCAACCACCGGATGGGCGACGCCGTGGTGGACTTCGGTGCCCGGCCCACCCTCGCGCCCACCATTGGCGCCGGGCTGTGGCTGCGCCGCGCCGCCTTCCTGGAGTCCGTGCCGTGGCAGACCCCCGAGCAGCTCATGCCGGGCCGGCTGGGCACGCGGCTGCTGAGCGGTGAGGACATCGAGTTCGGCTACCTGCTCGGGAAGGCCGGCCATGAGCGCCGCTACGGACCGACGCTGAAGGTGTGGCACATCATCCCGCGCTCGCGCTTCGAGACGCGCTACTTCCTGCGGCTCATCGTGGGTGTGGTGCGCAGCGAGCAGACGCTCGAAGCGCGCTACCTGGGCAGGCGCTTCCAGGGGGTCGCGCGGCTGAAGGCCTGGGCGCGGCTGGTGGGCGCCGGCATGGCCACCCCCGCCCTGGCGCTGCGAGGCGACCCGGTGCGCGAGGTGCTCTTCGTGCTGGCATCGCGCTGGGCTCAGGTCCAGGGGCCGTACACGCACCTGCGCTGA